In Lysobacter sp. FW306-1B-D06B, the sequence GACCGCGCTCAAGCCCAGCGGCGTGGGCCTGGAGCTGGTGCCGGTGACGCATCCCAACGACCTGTTCGCCGGTGAGGAAGCCAGGTTCCGCTTCCAGATCGACGGCAAGCCGGCGGCGAACCTGGATGTGGAAATCGTCCGCGGCAACACGCGCTATCGCAACGCGCAGGACGAGCTGAAGGTGAAGACGGATGCCAAGGGCGAGTTCGTCGTGACCTGGCCGGAAGCCGGCATGTACTGGCTCGAAGCGAATTCCGAAGACAACAAGACCACGGTCAAGCAGGCCAAGCAGCGCCGCCTGGGCTATGTCGCCACGCTGGAAGTGCTGCCGCAGTAACGAAGACGCAACACGCAGTGGCCACGCACGCATCCGCAACGCAGCCCGTCCCGCGCGCCGTCGACATCCTCGGCGGTGCGACGATGGGCACGACCTGGTCGGTGAAACTCGCCGCGCCTCGCAACGCCGACCTGCATGCCCTGCACGCGGGCATCCAGTCGCGTCTGGACGACGTGGTCGCGCAGATGAGCAACTGGGAGGCCGGCTCGGACCTGAGCCGGTACAACGCGTCGGACGCGGGCTCGTGGCACGCGCTGCGCGATGACTTCTGGACGGTGCTGTCGTGCGCGCTCGACATCGCACACGCCAGCGGCGGCGCGTTCGACCCGACCGTGGGGTCGCTGGTGGACGGATGGGGCTTCGGCCCGCCCAGCGCGGGCGCGGGCGCGGGCGCGTCCGCGTTCGCGTTCTCGCCCGAAGCCGCACGCGCCCACGTGCAGTGGCGGCGCGTGATCCTGGATCCGGCGCAGCGCCGGGCGTTGCAACCGGGCGGCACACGGCTGGACCTGTGCGCGATAGCCAAGGGTTTCGGCGTGGACGCCGTGGCCGCCCATCTGCGCGCGCAGGGCATCGACGCGGCGCTGATCGAAGTCGGCGGCGAACTCTACGGCTACGGCCGCAAGCCCGACGGCGCGCCATGGCGGGTGATCGTGGCAGGCTGGTCCGGCGACGAGGACGATGCGAACGAAGCGCGCGTGCTGGCGCTGGATGGCCTGGCGGTCGCGACGTCGGGCGATCGTTGGCACCGACGCGAGCACGAAGGCCGCGCGATCAGCCACACACTCGACCCGCGCAGCGGGCATCCGGTCGTGGATGCGCCGGCCGCGGTCACCGTCGTCGCCGCCGATGCGATGCGGGCCGACGCCTGGGCGACGGCGCTCACGGTGCTCGGCATGCACGATGGCTTCGACGCTGCATGCGCGAACGGGCTCGCGGCACGCTTCGTGGACACGCGCGGCGACGCCGTGACCGAACGCATGACACCTGCCTTCGAAACCCTGTTGCACGCATGAACACCGATTCTTCACTGAAGACCTGGCTCGGCAACGGCTTCGTGCTGGCGATGCTGCTCGCCTTCGTGCTCGTCTTCGGGCGCTGGCAGTCGGGGCCGTGGTGGATCGCTTCGCCGCGCGCGGGGAGCTGGGTGCTGGCGACGCTGGTGGTGCTCGCCTTCCTCGGCCTGTGCACGGCCACATGGCTGCGCGTGCGCGAGGAACGCGCCGCCGCGCGCGTCGACCCGGGCAGCGGCGAGGATGCGCTGCTCCTCGCGTGGGCGAGCCAGACCGGATTCGGGCAGCAGCTCGCCGAACACACGGCGCAGGCGCTGCGCGGCGCCGGGATGGACGTGCGCCTGCTGCCGCTGCATCGCATCGATGCCACCGTGCTGCAGACGCATCGGCGCGCGCTCTTCATCGCCAGCACGACGGGCGAAGGCGATCCGCCGGACCATGCGCTTGGATTCACCCGGCACGTGCTCGGCCAGTCGATGGCATTGGCCGGGCTGGAGTATGCGGTGCTCGCACTGGGCGATCGCGCCTACGACCGCTTCTGCGGTTTCGGTCGGCGACTGGACCAGTGGCTGCACCACAACGGCGCGCAGCCGTTGTTCGATCGCATCGACGTCGACGCCGGCGACGCGGGCGCGCTGCGCCACTGGCAGCATCGCCTGGGGCAGCTCGCCGGCCATGCGGAGCTGGCCGACTGGAGCGCACCCGAATACCGCCCGTGGCGCCTGCTGGAACGCCAGTGGCTCAACCCCGGCAGCCTCGGCGGGCCCGCGTATTACCTCGCCCTGGTGCCGGCGGATGCGCGCGATCTGACGTGGCAGGCGGGCGACATCGCGGAGATCGGGCCGTGCCATGCGCCGGCCGATGTCATGGCGTGGCTGCTTGCGTCCGGCCAGGATGGAACGGCGGACATCGAGCGCGACGGCGACACGCTGGAGCTTGCGACGCTGCTGCAGCACTCGCGTCTGCCGGAACCGGCGAGCGTGCGGGGTCAGTCCGCGCAGACCGTGGCCGACGGCTTGCAGGCGTTGCCGCATCGCGAGTATTCGATCGCCTCGCTGCCCGCCGACGGCAGCCTCCAGTTGCTGGTCCGCCAGATGCGCCATCCCGACGGCCGCCTGGGCAGCGGAAGCGGCTGGCTCACCGCGCACGCGGACGTCGGAATGCGTATCGACCTGCGCATCCGCCGCAACGCGGCTTTCCATCCGCCGCAGGACGACCGGCCGATGGTGCTCATCGGCAACGGCACGGGCCTGGCGGGCCTGCGTGCGCACCTGAAGGCGCGTGCTGCTGCGGGCCATCATCGCAACTGGCTGGTGTTCGGCGAACGTCAGCGCGCGCACGACTTCCATCATCGTGACGAGATCGAAGGCTGGCTGCGCGACGGCCATCTGCAGCACCTGGACCTCGCCTTCTCCCGCGATGGTGCCCAACGCACCTACGTGCAGGACCGTCTGCACGAACAGTCCGCGCGCCTGCGCGAATGGATCGCCGACGGCGCGGCGGTCTACGTCTGCGGCAGCCTGGAAGGCATGGCGCCGGCGGTCGATGCCGTGCTGCGCGAGACGGTCGGCCTGGATGCGCTGGAAGCCATGGCCGCCGAGGGCCGCTACTGCCGCGACGTCTACTGATGTCGACGAGCGAAGCCCACGCGCGAAGCCCCGTGGCTGGCAGCGGGCCCTGGGACCACGCGACATCCCCACGACACCCGATCGCTTGCACGACCGGGCAGCACGCGACTCAGCCCTCAGCCACCGGCTCGATGCGGATCAGCAGCAGTTCGCCACCGCCGTCGATGACGTGACGCAGGCGCAGCTCCCCCGCCTCGAAGAACGCCGTATCGCCCGCCGACATCGCCGGCAATCCCGATTGGTCTGCGAACTCCGCCTGCCCCGCCATCAGGTGCGCCACCCAGGTCGTGCCCGGTTCGGCGAACACCACCATCGGCCCCACCAGCGGGCGATGCCAGAGTGCGGCGCGGACGCGGTCGCGACGCCACATCAGATTGAAGTCGTGCGTGGGGCCGTCGATGAGTTCGCCGACGACCCTGCGCTCGCCCGCGAAACGCAGGCGATCGTGAGGCGGATGAAGCTCGTGTGTCTCGCCATCCTCGAAGCGCAGGCGCACACCGTTGCCGCTGAGCAGCACCAGCTCGCGATCGACTCCCGGGAATGCGGAGAACTCCGCGTCCCGCTCGATCTCCGCGATCGACAAACGCCAATCCCAGGGCGCGTCCGGTTCGGCGTCAGGCAGACGGCCGGCGTGGATCTCGCGCGTCCATCCCAGCTGGTTGCGCCAGCGTTCGCGGCGGTATTCGTTGGCGGGAACCACCCGCGAGCGGCTGCGTTGCTCGTTGGACATCGGCACGTCCGGAAGTCGTTGCCGCACAGTCTAACGGCGGCATCTTCCGCACGAGGCGTCATCGCACGGCCGGCCCGGCGCGCCGGATCGCGCCGGACCGGCAGCGCTCCCCTTAACGCCTGACCGGGGCGGCCGGTTGCTTGGCCGCCGCAGCATTCGCCGTCGGCGCCGGCTTGGCGGCGGCCGACGCCGCCGCCGCGCCTCCGGCGAACACGATGCGGTCCTTGTTCTTCTCCACCGTCTTCAGGCCGATGCCCGGCACCTGGGCCAGCTGGTCGGCGCTGCGGAACGGCCCGTTGGTCTTGCGGTAGGCGACGATGGCCTCGGCCTTGCTCGGGCCGATGTTGACCAGCACGCGGTCCAGCGTGGCGGCATCGGCGGTGTTGACGTTGACGGTCTCGGCCGCGACGGCCGGGGCCGCGAGCAGCAGCGACAGCAACAGCGCGCGGGCGAAGTTCGCGAGCGACGGGACGGCAATGGATTTCATGGCGACTCCTGGGGGCCCACGTGGGGCCCGTCGATGTGGAAGGACTCCCGCCGGCGAGATGCGCGGCGGCCATGAAAGTCTCCATACCCTCCCGGATGCGTCGTATCGGCCAAGGCGCCGATCGCACGAAGGAAGCGGCCGCAACCTTGCGTAGGTGCGTTCCCAAGGTGTGTCGGGGCATTTCCCACCGGGTTCGGAACCTTCCGTGGCATGGGTAGGGGGTCGGCCGGGTGCCGCGGAGGCGTAAACTTGTCGTCCCCCGCACGAATCGAGGCGCTCTCCGCCATGGACATCAGCAAGGTCGACCGCTACGTCGGCGACAAATGGGACGACGAGATCGTTCCCCAACTCGTCGAGTACATCCGAATTCCCAACAAGTCCCCGATGTTCGACGCCGACTGGGTCAAGCACGGTTACATGGACGATGCGGTCAAGCTGATGGAAACCTGGGCGAAGGCCCAGCCGATTCCCGGCATGCAGGTCGAAGTGGTGCGTCTGGAAGGCCGCACGCCGCTGATCTTCATCGACATCCCCGCCGCCAATGGCGGACGCAACGACGATTGCGTGCTGCTGTACGGCCACCTGGACAAGCAGCCGGAGATGACCGGCTGGGATCCGGAGTTCGGTCCGTGGAATCCGGTCATCAAGGGCGACCGCCTGTACGGTCGTGGCGGCGCCGACGACGGTTACGCGATCTTCGGTTCGCTCACCGCCGTGCTGGCGTTGCAGGAACAGCAGCTGCCGCATGCGCGCTGCGTGATCCTGATCGAAGCCTGCGAGGAATCCGGCAGCTACGATCTGCCCGCCTACGTGGATCATCTTTCCGATCGCATCGGCAAGCCGTCGCTGGTGGTGTGCCTGGACTCGGGCTGCGGCAACTACGAGCAGCTGTGGTGCACGACCTCGCTGCGCGGCCTGGCCGGCGGCAACTTCACGGTGAAGGTGCTGGAAGAAGGCGTGCATTCGGGCGATGCGTCCGGCATCGTGCCGTCGAGTTTCCGCCTGCTGCGTCAGTTGCTCTCGCGTCTTGAAGATGAAACCACCGGCAAGGTCCGCGTCGAGGGCCTGTATTCCGAGGTTCCCGCCGAACGCCTGGCGCAGGCGCGCGAAGCGGCGAAGGTGCTCAACACCGCGATCTTCGACAAGTTCCCGCTGCTGCCCGGCATGACGCCGATGGCCGACGACCTCACCGAGCTGGTGCTCAACCGCACCTGGCGGCCGGCGCTGTCGGTGACCGGCGTGGACGGCATGCCGGCGCTGGCCTCGGCCGGTAACGTGCTGCGTCCGTACACGTCGGTGAAGCTCTCGCTGCGCCTGCCGCCGACGCTGGACGGCAAGAAGGCCGGCGAACTGCTCAAGGACGTGCTCACCCGCAATCCGCCCAACGGCGCGAAGGTGACGCTGGACCTGGAGAAGTCCTCCACCGGCTGGAACGCACCGGCGCAGTCGCCGTGGCTGACCAACGCGATCGACGCCTCCAGCCGCGAGTTCTTCGGCAAGCCCGCGATGTACATGGGCGAAGGCGGCTCGATTCCGTTCATGGGCATGCTCGGCGAGAAGTTCCCCGGCGCGCAGTTCATGATCACCGGCGTGCTCGGCCCGCACAGCAACGCGCACGGTCCCAACGAGTTCCTGCACATTCCGATGGGCAAGCGTGTGACGGCCTGCGTGTCGCGCGTGATCGCCGAACACCACCACGCCAGCCTGCGCGGGGAGACCACCGGCGCGTCGGTCGCACCGGACAGCGGCGACCGCCACGGCGGGCACGGCTGCTGCTGATTCCATCGGCGGCACGCTCAGAAAAGCCCTCGCTTTGGCGGGGGTTTTTCGTTTGCTGCCGTAGCATGCCTGCCGTTCGTCGGGCATTCCGGCGGATGTGTGCCGAAGCGCTACGATGCCTCGGCATCACCCACCTCAGGAGGACGCCATGGGCAGTCTGCTCTACACGATCATCATCGGTGCGGTCATTGGTGTGCTGGCCCGCTTCTTCAAGCCGGGCGCGGATCCGATGGGCTGGATCCTGACCATCCTGCTCGGCATCGTCGGCGCGTACATCGGCAGCCTGCTCTACGCCCGCGGCGGCATCATCGGTTTCGCCATTTCCATCGCCTGCGCGGTCGCGCTGTTGTTCCTGTATGAGCTGGTGCGCAAGAAGCGCGCCTGATCCGACGGTGGTTCGCAAGAACGAAAAACCCCGGCTTCGCGCCGGGGTTTTTCTTTGTACGTGCTCGTTGGGAGCACGGCATGGCCGCGGCGGTGGTGCGGTGTGGATGCCGCCGTGAGCTGTCATTCGGGCGAACGTGAGTTGTCATTCCCGCGAAGGCGGGAATCCAACCGTCTGCGCCGTCATGTCCTCCGGAGGGCGTGAGGCTCGGAAAGTTGGGTCCCCGCCTTCGCGGGGACGACGCCATGGGGGCGAGTGCGGTGCAAGTGCCCATCCGCCCACTCCGCACCTCGTGCGAACCCGCGCCCGCACTGTCGCGCACGCGCCTCAGCCCAGCAGGCGGTCGATCACCTGCTGCGCCAGGCGCTCGGCGGAATCGGACACCGTGTCGAGCGTGAGCTCCGCCGCCTCCGGCACTTCGTAGGGCGAGTCGATGCCGGTGAAGTTGCGCAGCTGGCCGGCGCGCGCCTTCGCGTACAGGCCCTTCACGTCGCGCTTCTCCGCCACCGCCAGCGGCGTGTCGATGTAGACCTCGACGAACTCGCCCGGCGCGAACAGCTCGCGTGCCATGCGCCGCTCGGCGCGGAACGGCGAGATGAAACTCACCAGCACGATCAGCCCCGCGTCGCTCATCAACTTCGCCACTTCGGCGACGCGACGGATGTTCTCCACGCGGTCCTCGTCGGTGAAGCCCAGGTCCTTGTTGAGGCCGTGGCGCACGTTGTCGCCGTCGAGGATGAAGGTGTGGTAGCCCATCGCGTGCAGGCGCTTGTCGACCAGGTTGGCGATGGTCGACTTGCCCGAACCCGACAGGCCGGTGAACCACAGCACGCGCGGCTGCTGGCCCTTGATGCGCGCACGCGCGGTGCGGTCCACGTCCAGGTGCTGCCAGTGGATGTTGCCTGCGCGGCGCAGCGCGAACTGCAACGTGCCCGCCGCGACCGTCGCATGGGTCTGGCGGTCGATCAGGATGAAGCCGCCCAGCGTGCGGTTGTCCGCATACGCCTCGAACGCCACCGGCTGATCCAGGTACAGATTGCAGAAGCCGACCTCGTTGAGCTCCAGGTGCTTGGCCGCCAGCGCTTCCTGCGTGTTGACGTCGGTCTTGTGCTTGATCTCGGTGACGCTGGCGCTGACCGTGCGCGTGCCGATCTTCAGCCAGTACGGGCGCCCGGGCAGCAACGGCTGTTCGCCCATCCACAGCAGGTGCGCGGCGAACTGATCGGCGACCTGCGGCGGGCGGTGCGCGTGCGCGATGACGTCACCGCGGCTGATGTCCACTTCATCGCGCAGCGTGAGCGTGATGGCCTGACCTTCGCGCGCGAGGTCGAGGTCGCCGTCGGCGGTGACGATGCGCGCGACGTGCGAACGGCGGCCCGACGGCAACGCGACGACCTCGTCGCCGGGCCGCACCTCGCCCGCAGCGACGGTGCCTGCGAAGCCGCGGAAATCCTGGTTCGGCCGATTCACCCACTGCACCGGCAGGCGGAAGCCGATGTCCTGCGCATGGCGCGAGACGTCGACGGTTTCCAGGTACTCGAGCACGTTCGGCCCGGTGTACCACGGTGTGCGTTCGGAGGAACCCAGCAGGTTGTCGCCACGCAGCGCGGACAGCGGCACCGCCTGGACGTGTTCGATGCCCAGCTGCGTTGCAAGCTCGCGGTAACCGGCCTGGATCTCGTCGAACACCGCGCGGTCGTAGTCGACCAGGTCCATCTTGTTCACCGCCAGCAGCACATGGCGTATGCCCAGCAGCGAGACGATGTAACTGTGGCGCCGCGTCTGCGGCAGCAGGCCCTTGCGTGCGTCGACCAGCACCACCGCCACGTCTGCGGTGGACGCACCGGTGGCCATGTTGCGCGTGTACTGCTCGTGGCCCGGGCAGTCGGCGACGATGAACTTGCGCTTTTCCGTGCTGAAGAATCGGTACGCGACGTCGATGGTGATGCCCTGCTCGCGCTCGGCCGACAGGCCGTCGAGCAGCAGCGCGTAATCGATGTCGGCGCCCTGGGTGCCGTGACGACGGCTGTCTTTCTCCAGCGCCGACAGCTGGTCGTCGAACAACGCGCGGCTTTCGAACAGCAAGCGGCCGATCAGCGTGCTCTTGCCGTCGTCCACGCTGCCGCAGGTGATGAAGCGCAGCAGGCCCTTGGTTTCGTGGCGGGCGAGGTAGGCCGCTACGGCGGCCTCGGGATTCGGGATTCGGGATTCGGGATTCGAAACAGCCAAAGCCGAGTCCTCCGAAGCGCCCTGCGCTTTCGCCAATCCCGAATCCCCAA encodes:
- a CDS encoding FAD:protein FMN transferase, with amino-acid sequence MGTTWSVKLAAPRNADLHALHAGIQSRLDDVVAQMSNWEAGSDLSRYNASDAGSWHALRDDFWTVLSCALDIAHASGGAFDPTVGSLVDGWGFGPPSAGAGAGASAFAFSPEAARAHVQWRRVILDPAQRRALQPGGTRLDLCAIAKGFGVDAVAAHLRAQGIDAALIEVGGELYGYGRKPDGAPWRVIVAGWSGDEDDANEARVLALDGLAVATSGDRWHRREHEGRAISHTLDPRSGHPVVDAPAAVTVVAADAMRADAWATALTVLGMHDGFDAACANGLAARFVDTRGDAVTERMTPAFETLLHA
- a CDS encoding flavodoxin domain-containing protein, whose amino-acid sequence is MNTDSSLKTWLGNGFVLAMLLAFVLVFGRWQSGPWWIASPRAGSWVLATLVVLAFLGLCTATWLRVREERAAARVDPGSGEDALLLAWASQTGFGQQLAEHTAQALRGAGMDVRLLPLHRIDATVLQTHRRALFIASTTGEGDPPDHALGFTRHVLGQSMALAGLEYAVLALGDRAYDRFCGFGRRLDQWLHHNGAQPLFDRIDVDAGDAGALRHWQHRLGQLAGHAELADWSAPEYRPWRLLERQWLNPGSLGGPAYYLALVPADARDLTWQAGDIAEIGPCHAPADVMAWLLASGQDGTADIERDGDTLELATLLQHSRLPEPASVRGQSAQTVADGLQALPHREYSIASLPADGSLQLLVRQMRHPDGRLGSGSGWLTAHADVGMRIDLRIRRNAAFHPPQDDRPMVLIGNGTGLAGLRAHLKARAAAGHHRNWLVFGERQRAHDFHHRDEIEGWLRDGHLQHLDLAFSRDGAQRTYVQDRLHEQSARLREWIADGAAVYVCGSLEGMAPAVDAVLRETVGLDALEAMAAEGRYCRDVY
- a CDS encoding HutD family protein, whose product is MSNEQRSRSRVVPANEYRRERWRNQLGWTREIHAGRLPDAEPDAPWDWRLSIAEIERDAEFSAFPGVDRELVLLSGNGVRLRFEDGETHELHPPHDRLRFAGERRVVGELIDGPTHDFNLMWRRDRVRAALWHRPLVGPMVVFAEPGTTWVAHLMAGQAEFADQSGLPAMSAGDTAFFEAGELRLRHVIDGGGELLLIRIEPVAEG
- a CDS encoding ComEA family DNA-binding protein; translation: MKSIAVPSLANFARALLLSLLLAAPAVAAETVNVNTADAATLDRVLVNIGPSKAEAIVAYRKTNGPFRSADQLAQVPGIGLKTVEKNKDRIVFAGGAAAASAAAKPAPTANAAAAKQPAAPVRR
- a CDS encoding M20 family metallopeptidase, with the protein product MDISKVDRYVGDKWDDEIVPQLVEYIRIPNKSPMFDADWVKHGYMDDAVKLMETWAKAQPIPGMQVEVVRLEGRTPLIFIDIPAANGGRNDDCVLLYGHLDKQPEMTGWDPEFGPWNPVIKGDRLYGRGGADDGYAIFGSLTAVLALQEQQLPHARCVILIEACEESGSYDLPAYVDHLSDRIGKPSLVVCLDSGCGNYEQLWCTTSLRGLAGGNFTVKVLEEGVHSGDASGIVPSSFRLLRQLLSRLEDETTGKVRVEGLYSEVPAERLAQAREAAKVLNTAIFDKFPLLPGMTPMADDLTELVLNRTWRPALSVTGVDGMPALASAGNVLRPYTSVKLSLRLPPTLDGKKAGELLKDVLTRNPPNGAKVTLDLEKSSTGWNAPAQSPWLTNAIDASSREFFGKPAMYMGEGGSIPFMGMLGEKFPGAQFMITGVLGPHSNAHGPNEFLHIPMGKRVTACVSRVIAEHHHASLRGETTGASVAPDSGDRHGGHGCC
- a CDS encoding GlsB/YeaQ/YmgE family stress response membrane protein; the encoded protein is MGSLLYTIIIGAVIGVLARFFKPGADPMGWILTILLGIVGAYIGSLLYARGGIIGFAISIACAVALLFLYELVRKKRA
- the cysN gene encoding sulfate adenylyltransferase subunit CysN: MKPGLGIGDSGLAKAQGASEDSALAVSNPESRIPNPEAAVAAYLARHETKGLLRFITCGSVDDGKSTLIGRLLFESRALFDDQLSALEKDSRRHGTQGADIDYALLLDGLSAEREQGITIDVAYRFFSTEKRKFIVADCPGHEQYTRNMATGASTADVAVVLVDARKGLLPQTRRHSYIVSLLGIRHVLLAVNKMDLVDYDRAVFDEIQAGYRELATQLGIEHVQAVPLSALRGDNLLGSSERTPWYTGPNVLEYLETVDVSRHAQDIGFRLPVQWVNRPNQDFRGFAGTVAAGEVRPGDEVVALPSGRRSHVARIVTADGDLDLAREGQAITLTLRDEVDISRGDVIAHAHRPPQVADQFAAHLLWMGEQPLLPGRPYWLKIGTRTVSASVTEIKHKTDVNTQEALAAKHLELNEVGFCNLYLDQPVAFEAYADNRTLGGFILIDRQTHATVAAGTLQFALRRAGNIHWQHLDVDRTARARIKGQQPRVLWFTGLSGSGKSTIANLVDKRLHAMGYHTFILDGDNVRHGLNKDLGFTDEDRVENIRRVAEVAKLMSDAGLIVLVSFISPFRAERRMARELFAPGEFVEVYIDTPLAVAEKRDVKGLYAKARAGQLRNFTGIDSPYEVPEAAELTLDTVSDSAERLAQQVIDRLLG